In one Oryzias latipes chromosome 13, ASM223467v1 genomic region, the following are encoded:
- the fam168a gene encoding protein FAM168A isoform X1, translating to MASGHPTEKFSFMYQPDTHKSKNRLSSAMNPLYSPVQPGTPYGNPKNMAFTGYPGAYPATAPTYTPNIYQTGSPGYPPGYTSAGTPYKVSPTQSNGAPPPYTPTPTPYPTAMYPIRSAYPQQNIYAQGAYYTQPVYAAQPHVIHHTTVVQPNSIPSTALYPAPVPVPAPRNNGMAAMGMVAGTTMAMSAGTLLTTPQHPQIGAHQVTVPTYRPQGTPGYSYVPPHW from the exons ATGGCGAGCGGGCATCCCACAGAAAAATTCAGTTTCATGTACCAACCAGACACGCACAAGAG CAAGAACAGGTTATCTTCAGCCATGAATCCCCTCTACAGCCCCGTTCAGCCTGGCACTCCATACGGAAACCCCAAGAACATGGCATTCACAG GCTATCCTGGAGCTTATCCCGCCACGGCCCCCACCTATACTCCCAACATctatcaaacaggaagtcctgGGTATCCACCAG GGTATACTTCAGCAGGAACTCCATACAAAGTATCCCCCACCCAGTCAAATGGAGCACCTCCTCCTTACACTCCTACGCCCACCCCGTACCCGACAGCCATGTACCCCATCCGCAGTGCCTATCCTCAGCAGAACATTTACGCACAG GGAGCTTACTACACTCAGCCAGTGTACGCAGCTCAGCCCCATGTGATCCATCACACCACCGTGGTGCAGCCCAACAGCATCCCCTCCACAGCGCTCTACCCCGCCCCTGTCCCCGTTCCCGCACCTCGCAACAATGGCATGGCGGCCATGGGAATGGTGGCTGGAACAACTATGGCCATGAGTGCAG GGACCCTGTTGACAACACCCCAGCACCCCCAGATTGGAGCACATCAAGTTACGGTGCCAACCTACAGGCCCCAAGGGACACCTGGTTACAGCTACGTACCACCTCACTGGTAG
- the fam168a gene encoding protein FAM168A isoform X2 — translation MNPLYSPVQPGTPYGNPKNMAFTGYPGAYPATAPTYTPNIYQTGSPGYPPGYTSAGTPYKVSPTQSNGAPPPYTPTPTPYPTAMYPIRSAYPQQNIYAQGAYYTQPVYAAQPHVIHHTTVVQPNSIPSTALYPAPVPVPAPRNNGMAAMGMVAGTTMAMSAGTLLTTPQHPQIGAHQVTVPTYRPQGTPGYSYVPPHW, via the exons ATGAATCCCCTCTACAGCCCCGTTCAGCCTGGCACTCCATACGGAAACCCCAAGAACATGGCATTCACAG GCTATCCTGGAGCTTATCCCGCCACGGCCCCCACCTATACTCCCAACATctatcaaacaggaagtcctgGGTATCCACCAG GGTATACTTCAGCAGGAACTCCATACAAAGTATCCCCCACCCAGTCAAATGGAGCACCTCCTCCTTACACTCCTACGCCCACCCCGTACCCGACAGCCATGTACCCCATCCGCAGTGCCTATCCTCAGCAGAACATTTACGCACAG GGAGCTTACTACACTCAGCCAGTGTACGCAGCTCAGCCCCATGTGATCCATCACACCACCGTGGTGCAGCCCAACAGCATCCCCTCCACAGCGCTCTACCCCGCCCCTGTCCCCGTTCCCGCACCTCGCAACAATGGCATGGCGGCCATGGGAATGGTGGCTGGAACAACTATGGCCATGAGTGCAG GGACCCTGTTGACAACACCCCAGCACCCCCAGATTGGAGCACATCAAGTTACGGTGCCAACCTACAGGCCCCAAGGGACACCTGGTTACAGCTACGTACCACCTCACTGGTAG